Part of the Dehalococcoidales bacterium genome is shown below.
GAATTGGGTGGTTAAACCATGTTGCGGTAATCACAACTGGAATTAGCAGGAAAGCAGTAATAAGCCTTTGTTGCAAGTTAGTCGCCGCCAAAGCGTCTCTCCCTGGATTTGAAAGCTGAAAGAGCTGCAGCCATTTCTTCCTGATTGAAATCTGGCCATAGTACAGGGGTGAAAAAGAGTTCGCTATAGGCAAGCTGCCACATAAGAAAATTGCTGAGGCGTAACTCTCCGCCAGTTCTTACCAGCAGGTCAACATCCGGCATTCCAGCGGTATAGAGATAATTACTGAATAAAGGTTCATCAATGTTTTCCGCGGGTACTTCATCGGCAACAAGCTTTTTTATGGCATCAACAATCTCGGTTCGTCCACCATAATCGAAAGCCAGGTTGACAGTGATACCAGTGTTGGTACGGGTTTTTTCTAGCGCTCGATCAATTGCCTTGGCTAGTTTTGGAGAAAGCCTGTTCATTCTACCGATATGCTTAATCCTGAAGCCCATTTTATCTAGCTTGTTACTTTCTCTGGTTACGTATTGTTCGAGCATCTGCATTAACTCTTTGACTTCGTCTGCTGGTCGACTCC
Proteins encoded:
- the uppS gene encoding polyprenyl diphosphate synthase; translation: MEQYIPKHVAIIMDGNRRWAERRGLSRVEGHRAGANTALNIIRYLDSKGISYVTLYSFSTENWSRPADEVKELMQMLEQYVTRESNKLDKMGFRIKHIGRMNRLSPKLAKAIDRALEKTRTNTGITVNLAFDYGGRTEIVDAIKKLVADEVPAENIDEPLFSNYLYTAGMPDVDLLVRTGGELRLSNFLMWQLAYSELFFTPVLWPDFNQEEMAAALSAFKSRERRFGGD